TGACAAATTTATAAGCCATAGAGTCATTCTGATATATGGGAAGTCAACAATAAAACCTTTCATCATGCTATAAATGAATTAATCAAGCCAATTAACCAAGCCACAAATCTTTACATCAGATTATCAAGTTCTAGAAAGAGAAGAATAATTGATTTTGAACTTTTATTTTATAGAGCAAAAGGCTGTATCATGTACTTGATAGTTCGGAGAGAGTCGAGCTTACTCGAAAGGGATAATTTCTAAAGTCGATTGACCCTTGAGAATCACAAGGTAATGTCACTTGAGAAACCATAGGTCCCTGAGTCAGATTTGATGCGCTTAACAATCCTGATCCTTGATAATGACTCTGTGTCAATGGAAGACATACCTGAAAAAATGGAGTGGATTTTTGTCATAACACTCTAATAGAATCATAACTAAAATCATTGATTAATTAAGCATTAGTTACTTGTCCTTTATGCTGAATAAGAGGCACCAAATACAGCTGGGTTGCACTGCCATATTCCAGACAAATTTCATTGCATGCATCAAGAAAACTATCGATAGGACTTGCAATAAATGGTTTGTCAATGGCAAGCATACTTCCCACACTGCATAGCAGTAATGCAATTAGATGTATGTTCAACAAAAATAAGcgtattaaaaatataaagaaaataaaaaatgaaggaCCAATTATACCTGAGTAGATCGGCAACTGCAGTCTGCTCTCCCCAGAGTAAGAATTTTAATCTCACGCCATCATTGTCCACAAGAGTTATTTGTTTCCTTTGCAAATTATCAGATCTCCCCTGAGTTTCCAGTGATCCTATATGTTCAATTCTGTTCAAAACCAAGAAGACGGTGACATACCATGGAAAATATACCACAGAACTGCAAAAGTTGCAAAATCGAGCTTGTTCAATCTCCTCTTACTGAATGTTAAGAACCAATATAGATCATGTTAAATAGTACTTTATAAAAAAAAGATTCGGAGCTCATATATTCTACAAAACTTCTTGAAGGAAGACAAAATGGTGCAGCGAAATAGTTCCAAAGGCTCTCTTTATAACCCGGGAAAAGACCTGACAGAACCAATTAATCGAAACTGGAAGAGCCAACCAGAACAGATTCAATTTGGTTCAACAGAAACACGTGAGAGAAATGGTATAATACCTTGTATATAATGAATAATTTACTCCCTCCTTCACTGCATCGAGAGAAATTGAAGAAAAAGAGTCGGAACAAAACTGTGCTCCAATAAGCATGGCATCATCATCTTCATCCTGCATCAGAAGATAAAAGATAGTCTCATAACAGGAATCATGTAATTGAATTCGGAAAACCATCATTGAATTGCAATTAAAAGTAGCCAATGAGGTACTGGTTTCATTATTGCTCTATGACTAAAACATGAAATGTCAGAACTTTTGTAGCATGATGTGCAAAACATTGAGAGCCAGGGATACCTCATCTAACAACACAACAAGATATTCAGTTGGCAAAAGGCGTGTAAACCCCAAGGCAGCCCGAAGACGACATCCAGTTAAGATAATTTCACGGCCTTCCTTCAGAATCCCATTTTTGGAATAAGCAATGTTTTTAAACCTGTGTGTTTTGGAGTTGGATGGACGAATATTGATAAAAGTAAATATGATTTGCCATATGTAAAATTGGAGTGCTAGAAAATCATCCAATATCATATGTAAACCAGTCTACATATCATTTTATAACGGAAGTTCCTGTAAATGAGTTAAAAGGCACTGATATGGGATAAATAACATGCTGATTCAACAAAAACAATGATTTCGTAAATAGGATTTGTGATGAAACCTGCTGTGAAGATATAAATCTATGGTGTTGGAGCTCCAAATATCCCCCAAGGTAAGCATGATGATACTTGTCCCTGTAAAAATGTAATATTCAATTTTGAGTTAATCAAACTGAAGCAACCAAGATCTCCCAAAATGGGATTAAATTACCCAACGAGTTAAAACATCAATATTCAATAAGTCTAGATCTTTCAATGCCATCTAAACAGAAATAAAGGTGGAGATGATACattgattttttctttttcttccatAAACCATACACAAACTAAAACTACAGAGAAATGCTTTTCATACCGGGAAGAATAAAGGCTTCAAGTATAACAGCTTCAATTACGCTGTTCAAGGATAAGAACTTTTTCTCGTAAATTGAATCAATTGTCACGGTGTTCGGGAGCTTCACCCTCTTATGCTTCCTCCTCAACTTGATCATACGTCCAGACTGTTTTCTAGGAGCTCCACCTCTATTCTTCTCATTCCAAGCCTGTGTACATGCATTCATGCCCAATGTATAGACTATAAAGAGTGTGAGTCTCTATGTGTTTAAATTTGTAAAACACGTTATCTTCGAGAAACACTAGCATCAGCGTTTGGTTGGTATTTGTTGCTCGGAAAAGACGAAATTGTAGATGACTAAAGCCATCTCCAATCCATATCCTCTATTTTTCATCCTCTATACTCCAAAATAGAGATCCATGATCTCTATTTTCAAACACCTTCTCCAACCCATATCCTCTAAATATTACCCAATACtctatttctttaatttatttcattttcaactcatatcctctaaatattaccaaataattttttttaatttatttcatttccgaacacatacacacatataattaattagtttcataatatattatttaactaaACTTAATTAATTCGCTAAACATGGCACAACTACATGTAATTCgcttattaattttcaaaaggactatatggcaatttttaaaatatctattttgtaattatttttcatccTTTTTCAATCCTTTATATGAACAGTGATACTCCATAAACAGAGGATCACTGTTGCATACTCTAAAATGGAGGAAACAAATAGAGTACGGTTGGAGAAAAAGGATTCCTCCATTATGGAGTACGGTTGGAGATGCCCTAATACCTGATAAACCTCCGTCAGGAGAATCGCAGGGGTGACACCGGTGGGATATGCGACACAAGTTTTGAGGATTCGCTTCACAATCCAGCTCCACCCTGGCACATCCGTCGGGTCTTCTTCCAATTCAGCTGAGTTTTGATTGCAAGGCAACAGAGTCGATTTGGTGTAATCGATGAATTTGAGGAACGGGTCCTCTTCCTCTTCTGACCGTTGGATTTCCACTGGTGCTAGAAGCTGATCAGTAGAAGAGTCCATAAGGAAAGGAATTTCGGAGCCCTAGTTGATAGAACTGAATTGGGGATTGTGGAGGCGCGGGAGatcttttttatataatattttattttttaggcgGTAAAAGTTTTTTGAATGCTAAAATATCACATGGATCATTTAAGTTCTCAAAATGGGCTTAAGCCCAATGTCCTGAGAAACAAATCTGGGCCTGGGCCTCTTCTTGTGACAAGACTGCAATAGGCAATGgcatcttttattttttgttggaggatttttctattttctcgaACAAAATACACTAATGTAACTTTTCGTAGCTATAATATTTCtctattttataataataatcaaactaatcataaaatttttgattaaattctaaaataacttaaattttaaaaaactctGAACAAGCACACAACGTATACACACAACACGTCAATGTAAAATCAATTATAAGTGgcaaaatcatatatattaaaaacaatttatatattattaacgattttttttttcgaaataaGGGAATTGGAAACCAACGCGTAACGAGAATTTATAGGTCTGAATcgaatttaaatttcaaaattaaagtaGTAGAATATATAATCAATTATAAGTGGCAACATCATGTATAAAATgtttataatgttataaggttTTGAAAGATAAATAGCCATTTAACTATCActtgcatttttatttttatttttattgatattcCTAATCTAGGGGGTGAGAGGGCTTGAACTCGAGCCACTGACACGAGAGTTCTCGGAAGAGATCAGTGGAACTAAGCTCCGGTCTCACTTGCATTTTGTTTTGACTTGCCAAGAATAATAGAAAGTCCAATAACAAGAACTTCCTGCGACTGTTTTAACTAAAATTACTTGAAGTTGCAAGCGTGTATAGATCAAACCAAGTGCCATCATAAGAACTAGCATGGACAGTACtagatctttttttttttgggatcaTATAATGTATTCATTTTCATCATTAGGTGGTTAAAAcctgtaaaaaaatatattatattgcaTTATTTCATAATAATGGATCTATTTTTGGAGATATTGAGTCTCCCGAATTCAACAATGGCAGATAGTTACTTTAATGTGAGCAACAAATGAAGTTCCTATGGCAATATCCATAGCCATCTCCATCGGCTCCTCTTCCTTTTCGTCTACGAGCAGTTTCATGACCATAAAACAAAAAACTCagagtgatatgattgtgataCTAATATGAATTGTTCAGATGCATATGTTGGTCCAAATTCAAGTTTTGTAGCTCGTAGCTGCAAAGAGAGAAACCAAATGGAAATTGTGAAGAATCAAATACAGCAAATCGACTCCATTCTTagcttttgaaaattttgtgagTGCAGGAACATATCAGCTAAGTGCAGGCAGAACTATCACAGCTAGTGAACCCTTAAATGGCAAAAAGAAAATGTGTACTTCCGTGTCATTTTTACACCCCTTTCTATGAGGACATGAAGCAGAATGGTGGTCAGAAGTGAACAAACATAAGTTTTTGAAGGAATGGAATGACACAAAACAGTCAACACATAATAACTTCTCCACTCACTAAGTTGCTTATCTTCTTGTGAGAAGTGGAATTTTGCCTCAAACATAACTCTGCACctgatgaagaagaaaatctcCAGTGATACTGCTCCACTGTACTACAGTTCTAGGCAACACTACCAGCAAGTCTCAGTTCACTACATCCCATTTCCCACATCCGATG
This sequence is a window from Primulina tabacum isolate GXHZ01 chromosome 17, ASM2559414v2, whole genome shotgun sequence. Protein-coding genes within it:
- the LOC142532038 gene encoding uncharacterized protein LOC142532038 isoform X2, giving the protein MNACTQAWNEKNRGGAPRKQSGRMIKLRRKHKRVKLPNTVTIDSIYEKKFLSLNSVIEAVILEAFILPGTSIIMLTLGDIWSSNTIDLYLHSRFKNIAYSKNGILKEGREIILTGCRLRAALGFTRLLPTEYLVVLLDEDEDDDAMLIGAQFCSDSFSSISLDAVKEGVNYSLYTRIEHIGSLETQGRSDNLQRKQITLVDNDGVRLKFLLWGEQTAVADLLSVGSMLAIDKPFIASPIDSFLDACNEICLEYGSATQLYLVPLIQHKGQVCLPLTQSHYQGSGLLSASNLTQGPMVSQVTLPCDSQGSIDFRNYPFRSYIVDLGDKMTGISLYGIVRDINKNSESRFSLKIEDATGAMWVKLHFIRYWSLGRLGVGHAVYISGLSSSMTRRKRLELVWHENDTEASVINTSCLLAFLNSSCLHKLSSLSDLSLHTSGAQVCRVWIDQIEHCHINTRFMHVPCGHLVDLTSSGDLECKFCYHIRNAEVQRTFHLKITLADDTTRLFAWCIGRTAAELLQITPDEFYELPDEEQIMYPSALGKEKFIVTIVNCGRQQGHGGLAELDSDMVDWEVTSAMKCE
- the LOC142532038 gene encoding uncharacterized protein LOC142532038 isoform X1, giving the protein MDSSTDQLLAPVEIQRSEEEEDPFLKFIDYTKSTLLPCNQNSAELEEDPTDVPGWSWIVKRILKTCVAYPTGVTPAILLTEVYQAWNEKNRGGAPRKQSGRMIKLRRKHKRVKLPNTVTIDSIYEKKFLSLNSVIEAVILEAFILPGTSIIMLTLGDIWSSNTIDLYLHSRFKNIAYSKNGILKEGREIILTGCRLRAALGFTRLLPTEYLVVLLDEDEDDDAMLIGAQFCSDSFSSISLDAVKEGVNYSLYTRIEHIGSLETQGRSDNLQRKQITLVDNDGVRLKFLLWGEQTAVADLLSVGSMLAIDKPFIASPIDSFLDACNEICLEYGSATQLYLVPLIQHKGQVCLPLTQSHYQGSGLLSASNLTQGPMVSQVTLPCDSQGSIDFRNYPFRSYIVDLGDKMTGISLYGIVRDINKNSESRFSLKIEDATGAMWVKLHFIRYWSLGRLGVGHAVYISGLSSSMTRRKRLELVWHENDTEASVINTSCLLAFLNSSCLHKLSSLSDLSLHTSGAQVCRVWIDQIEHCHINTRFMHVPCGHLVDLTSSGDLECKFCYHIRNAEVQRTFHLKITLADDTTRLFAWCIGRTAAELLQITPDEFYELPDEEQIMYPSALGKEKFIVTIVNCGRQQGHGGLAELDSDMVDWEVTSAMKCE
- the LOC142532038 gene encoding uncharacterized protein LOC142532038 isoform X3, translating into MDSSTDQLLAPVEIQRSEEEEDPFLKFIDYTKSTLLPCNQNSAELEEDPTDVPGWSWIVKRILKTCVAYPTGVTPAILLTEVYQAWNEKNRGGAPRKQSGRMIKLRRKHKRVKLPNTVTIDSIYEKKFLSLNSVIEAVILEAFILPGTSIIMLTLGDIWSSNTIDLYLHSRFKNIAYSKNGILKEGREIILTGCRLRAALGFTRLLPTEYLVVLLDEDEDDDAMLIGAQFCSDSFSSISLDAVKEGVNYSLYTRIEHIGSLETQGRSDNLQRKQITLVDNDGVRLKFLLWGEQTAVADLLSVGSMLAIDKPFIASPIDSFLDACNEICLEYGSATQLYLVPLIQHKGQVCLPLTQSHYQGSGLLSASNLTQGPMVSQVTLPCDSQGSIDFRNYPFRSYIVDLGDKMTGISLYGIVRDINKNSESRFSLKIEDATGAMWVKLHFIRYWSLGRLGVGHAVYISGLSSSMTRRKRLELVWHENDTEASVINTSCLLAFLNSSCLHKLSSLSDLSLHTSGAQMIPQGYLLGVLVGLLLSCCR